One Lentibacillus cibarius DNA window includes the following coding sequences:
- the rarD gene encoding EamA family transporter RarD yields MNQENKLGILYATVAYLMWGFLPIYWKWIDTIPAGEILAHRILWSFIFMVIVVLAVGKWRPFVDECKVILHDKKKLIGISLAAIVISINWLTFIWAVNHDHVIQSSLGYYINPLVSILLGMLVLKETLTRVQLFSFILAAIGVVNLTVSFGVFPWISILLAFSFASYGLLKKTVDISAMFGLTVETMIVTPLALVYLFFFSGESLAGSVMFSGTGLLLAGAGMATAVPLLLFAFGAKKIPLSMVGFLQYVAPTIMLILGVFVYKETFSTAHLISFALIWIALIIYMGAAQRRSVRHQAAS; encoded by the coding sequence ATGAACCAGGAAAACAAACTAGGGATTTTGTATGCGACAGTTGCTTATCTTATGTGGGGATTTCTACCTATCTATTGGAAATGGATTGATACGATTCCGGCGGGTGAAATACTTGCCCACCGCATTCTATGGTCATTTATCTTTATGGTGATTGTTGTACTAGCTGTAGGAAAGTGGCGGCCATTCGTTGACGAGTGCAAAGTCATTCTACACGATAAAAAGAAACTGATCGGCATCTCGCTGGCCGCGATTGTCATTAGCATCAACTGGCTTACGTTTATTTGGGCGGTTAATCATGATCACGTCATCCAGTCTAGTCTCGGTTATTACATTAACCCGCTCGTTAGTATTTTGCTGGGAATGCTTGTTTTAAAGGAAACATTAACACGGGTTCAGCTTTTTTCGTTTATTCTGGCTGCCATCGGGGTAGTGAATCTGACCGTTAGTTTCGGAGTGTTCCCATGGATATCCATCCTGCTGGCATTCTCGTTTGCCTCATACGGGCTACTGAAAAAGACCGTCGATATCAGTGCTATGTTCGGCTTAACCGTAGAAACAATGATTGTTACTCCGCTGGCACTTGTGTATTTGTTCTTTTTCAGTGGGGAATCGTTAGCGGGTTCCGTTATGTTCTCTGGTACCGGTCTTTTGCTTGCCGGCGCCGGTATGGCTACAGCCGTGCCACTGCTTTTGTTCGCGTTCGGTGCCAAAAAGATTCCATTATCCATGGTAGGCTTTCTGCAATATGTTGCACCGACGATTATGCTCATTCTTGGTGTATTTGTCTATAAGGAAACGTTCTCCACGGCACACCTGATATCATTTGCACTGATATGGATTGCGCTGATTATCTACATGGGCGCTGCACAACGCAGATCAGTTCGTCACCAAGCAGCCAGTTAA
- a CDS encoding PLP-dependent aspartate aminotransferase family protein, producing the protein MTNFHLYNQETHLLHGGQEPDPTTGSRAVPIYQTTSYVFQDSEHAQNLFGLAEPGNIYTRITNPTIDAFEQRIALLEDGAAAVATASGMAAITMAIMNVAGSGDEIVADSNLYGGTYNLFANTLPKYGINVIFADGTDPDSIKSAITDKTKAIFGEIITNPSLHVLDIETISGIAHDHGIPLIIDNTFATPYVTKPLTWGADVVVHSATKWIGGHGTSIAGVVVDGGRFNWANGNFPEFTEPDESYHGLRYVDVQPAAFATKLRVQLLRDIGACLSPQNAFLLLQGLETLHLRVERHNENAKEVANYLQAHPAVEWVNYPGLANHPSHETANKYLQKGYGSIITFGIKGGRDAGRKLIDNITLWSHVANVGDAKSLIIHPASTTHQQLSKEDLVKSGVSEELVRLSIGLESTTDILADLDQAIAKATGEEPTIQQTEKDAISWLLASPFDRANGGLRKKVIAVVGGTSADTTSKQAEQLAQLGFQIIRIDEATFTEQSGLPNVIDAVLTSEPVTPKILDQLAQKDGKILWTNQPQPKTEIVAKAAESGIAVVFGKDAYEEAARLRSGSARKETVHV; encoded by the coding sequence ATGACTAATTTTCATTTGTACAATCAGGAAACACATTTACTTCACGGGGGACAGGAACCCGACCCGACAACCGGATCGCGAGCAGTACCGATCTATCAAACGACTTCTTATGTTTTCCAGGACTCTGAACACGCACAAAATCTATTTGGACTGGCGGAACCCGGAAACATTTATACTCGTATTACCAATCCGACCATCGACGCTTTCGAACAGCGGATAGCACTTTTAGAGGATGGTGCAGCTGCCGTGGCAACCGCTTCCGGCATGGCAGCAATTACGATGGCGATTATGAACGTTGCCGGCAGTGGTGACGAAATCGTTGCCGACAGCAATCTATACGGGGGCACGTACAATTTATTCGCCAACACGCTACCTAAATACGGCATTAATGTCATTTTTGCCGATGGAACCGATCCGGACAGCATCAAAAGCGCCATTACTGATAAAACAAAAGCCATTTTCGGCGAGATTATTACCAATCCGAGCTTACATGTGCTCGATATTGAAACCATAAGCGGCATCGCCCACGACCATGGGATTCCGTTGATTATCGATAACACATTTGCAACGCCATACGTTACCAAACCACTGACATGGGGGGCTGATGTCGTTGTTCACTCCGCAACTAAATGGATTGGCGGTCACGGCACGTCTATCGCGGGTGTAGTCGTTGATGGCGGGCGGTTCAACTGGGCTAATGGCAACTTCCCGGAATTTACCGAACCGGATGAAAGCTATCACGGACTGAGGTATGTGGACGTTCAACCAGCTGCATTTGCGACAAAACTGCGCGTCCAGCTGCTCCGTGACATCGGTGCTTGCTTAAGTCCGCAAAATGCCTTCCTGCTATTGCAAGGACTGGAAACATTGCATTTGCGTGTTGAGCGTCATAACGAAAATGCCAAAGAAGTTGCTAACTATCTGCAAGCACATCCTGCCGTGGAATGGGTTAATTATCCCGGCCTGGCTAACCATCCATCCCATGAAACCGCGAATAAATACTTGCAGAAGGGTTATGGATCAATTATTACATTTGGCATTAAAGGTGGACGTGACGCGGGAAGGAAGCTTATCGACAACATTACACTCTGGTCACACGTTGCCAATGTAGGTGATGCCAAGTCACTGATTATTCACCCGGCATCGACCACGCATCAGCAGCTTAGCAAAGAAGACCTTGTCAAAAGCGGTGTATCCGAAGAACTTGTCCGCCTGTCGATTGGACTGGAATCAACAACAGATATCCTTGCCGACCTTGATCAGGCTATCGCTAAGGCGACCGGTGAGGAACCGACCATCCAGCAAACGGAAAAAGACGCCATTAGCTGGCTGCTCGCCTCTCCGTTTGACCGTGCGAATGGGGGACTGCGCAAAAAGGTGATTGCTGTTGTCGGAGGCACTTCTGCAGATACCACAAGCAAGCAAGCAGAACAGCTAGCGCAGCTCGGATTTCAAATCATCCGGATCGACGAAGCCACCTTTACCGAACAGTCAGGTCTACCTAATGTCATTGACGCCGTGCTGACGAGTGAACCTGTGACTCCAAAGATTTTAGACCAATTGGCACAAAAAGACGGAAAAATTTTGTGGACGAATCAGCCACAGCCAAAGACAGAAATTGTAGCTAAAGCTGCTGAATCAGGTATCGCGGTTGTTTTCGGAAAGGATGCCTACGAAGAAGCTGCACGCCTCCGCAGCGGCAGCGCTCGGAAGGAAACAGTACACGTTTGA